A genome region from Tenrec ecaudatus isolate mTenEca1 chromosome 13, mTenEca1.hap1, whole genome shotgun sequence includes the following:
- the RNF25 gene encoding E3 ubiquitin-protein ligase RNF25 codes for MAASASAAAGDEHWVLPSEVEVLESIYLDELQVVKGSGRSSPWEISITLHPATAEDQDSQYVCVTLVLQVPTQYPNAVPRISIRNPRGLSDEHLHTISQALSRVAEASLGTAMLYELIEKGKEILTDNNIPHGHCVICLYGFQEKEAFTKTPCYHYFHCHCLARYVQHMEQELKAQAQEQQHAATRQEAVGVQCPVCREPLVYDLAALQAAPEPQQPVELYEPNAESLRQQDERKRLYQRQQERGGIIDLEAERNRYFISLQQAPAPSQSEPSEDVSRGSPPPSTLATEPSTSPNAEPTLPALLPMASQRTCEKIPRVGPPRPRLGETPKAPPGPPRASRNPWHPPLSDRRPLKGGQCCASKGTRDAEEPPPEGLFKEPMDLNQGVPGPPPEKGSGGWQGPPPRRTRDYARWERSKGRTPGSSYPRLPRGRGVHRPAGRREPLGPEPEDGS; via the exons ATGGCGGCGTCAGCGTCGGCGGCTGCCGGGGACGAGCACTG GGTCCTTCCGTCTGAGGTTGAAGTGTTGGAGTCGATCTATCTGGATGAACTACAGGTGGTTAAAGGCAGTGGAAG GTCTTCGCCCTGGGAAATCTCCATCACTCTGCACCCCGCCACTGCAGAGGACCAGGATTCACAGTATGTCTGCGTCACTCTGGTGCTTCAGGTCCCAACACAG TATCCCAACGCCGTGCCACGGATCTCCATCCGGAACCCCCGAGGTCTGTCCGATGAGCACCTCCACAC GATCTCCCAGGCGCTGAGCCGTGTGGCCGAGGCTAGTCTGGGCACTGCCATGCTCTATGAACTGATTGAG AAAGGGAAGGAGATTCTCACAGACAACAACATTCCCCATGGCCACTGTGTCATCTGCCTGTATGGCTTCCAG GAGAAGGAGGCCTTTACCAAAACGCCCTGTTACCactacttccactgccactgcctTGCGAGGTACGTCCAGCACATGGAGCAAGAGCTGAAGGCGCAGGCGCAGGAACAGCAGCATGCTGCCACCCGACAG GAGGCAGTTGGTGTGCAGTGTCCGGTGTGCAGAGAGCCCCTCGTGTATGATCTGGCAGCACTACAAGCCGCTCCTGAGCCCCAGCAGCCTGTG GAGCTCTATGAGCCCAACGCCGAGAGCTTGCGTCAGCAGGACGAGCGCAAGCGGCTCTACCAGAGACAACAGGAGCGGGGCGGCATCATCGACCTGGAGGCGGAGCGGAACCGGTACTTCATTAGCCTCCAGCAG GCTCCTGCCCCGTCGCAGTCTGAGCCATCTGAAGACGTCTCCAGAGGCTCCCCGCCACCTAGTACCCTGGCCACAGAGCCGTCCACCTCACCCAATGCCGAGCCCACCCTGCCAGCTCTTCTGCCTATGGCCTCCCAGCGCACATGTGAGAAGATCCCAAGGGTGGGGCCCCCTCGACCAAGGCTGGGTgagaccccaaaagctccaccagGTCCTCCCCGGGCCAGTCGAAACCCCTGGCACCCACCCCTATCCGACCGGCGGCCTCTGAAGGGAGGGCAGTGCTGTGCTTCCAAAGGCACCCGTGATGCTGAGGAACCACCTCCTGAGGGGCTCTTCAAGGAGCCCATGGACCTCAACCAAGGGGTCCCAGGTCCTCCCCCAGAGAAGGGGTCTGGGGGCTGGCAGGGCCCCCCGCCCCGCAGGACTCGGGACTATGCTCGCTGGGAGCGCTCCAAAGGCCGGACACCAGGCTCTTCCTACCCCCGCCTGCCCCGCGGTCGGGGCGTCCACAGGCCTGCGGGCCGCAGGGAACCCCTGGGCCCAGAACCTGAGGATGGTTCCTAG